The proteins below come from a single Demetria terragena DSM 11295 genomic window:
- a CDS encoding RNA polymerase sigma factor — protein MTPASNPSDEFEGRTRTGSSTSSERAVPAAATKKTATKKVAAKKTAAKASSAPSAKASAKTAEKTPATKKAAASKTAAKKAAPSAKATASEKAAAGNRKEVAKKTAAAKKAAALEPTAPDDVEETKGPVTSSGDETEGGGFVIRQDDDTDAPAQQVVTAGATADPVKDYLKQIGKVALLNAEQEVDLAKRIEAGLFAEEKLNSGEKVDQKLKRELWWISQDGKKAKNHLLEANLRLVVSLAKRYTGRGMLFLDLIQEGNLGLIRAVEKFDYTKGYKFSTYATWWIRQAITRAMADQARTIRIPVHMVEVINKLARVQRQMLQDLGREPTPEELAAELDMTPEKVVEVQKYGREPISLHTPLGEDGDSEFGDLIEDSEAVVPADAVSFTLLQEQLHSVLDTLSEREAGVVSMRFGLTDGQPKTLDEIGKVYGVTRERIRQIESKTMSKLRHPSRSQVLRDYLD, from the coding sequence GTGACACCAGCGTCGAACCCGTCAGACGAGTTTGAAGGCCGCACACGCACCGGCTCGTCGACCTCCTCCGAGCGCGCCGTTCCCGCGGCCGCGACGAAGAAGACCGCGACCAAGAAGGTCGCCGCCAAGAAGACTGCAGCCAAGGCGTCGAGCGCGCCGTCGGCCAAGGCGAGCGCTAAGACCGCCGAGAAGACCCCAGCGACCAAGAAGGCCGCCGCCTCAAAGACTGCGGCGAAGAAGGCCGCGCCGTCGGCCAAGGCCACCGCCAGCGAGAAAGCCGCCGCCGGAAACCGCAAGGAAGTCGCGAAGAAGACTGCGGCGGCCAAGAAGGCTGCCGCCCTGGAGCCGACGGCGCCCGACGACGTTGAAGAGACGAAGGGCCCGGTTACCTCTTCAGGCGATGAGACCGAAGGCGGCGGGTTCGTCATCCGCCAGGATGACGACACTGACGCTCCGGCTCAGCAGGTCGTCACTGCCGGTGCGACGGCAGACCCGGTCAAGGACTATCTCAAGCAGATCGGAAAGGTCGCCCTGCTCAACGCAGAGCAGGAAGTTGACCTGGCCAAGCGCATCGAGGCGGGTCTGTTCGCTGAGGAAAAACTCAACTCGGGCGAGAAGGTCGACCAAAAACTCAAGCGCGAGTTGTGGTGGATCTCCCAGGACGGCAAGAAGGCCAAGAACCACCTGCTTGAGGCCAACCTGCGGCTGGTCGTTTCGCTGGCGAAGCGGTACACCGGCCGCGGCATGCTCTTCCTTGACCTGATCCAGGAGGGCAACCTGGGTCTCATCCGTGCGGTCGAGAAGTTCGACTACACCAAGGGCTACAAGTTCTCGACCTATGCCACGTGGTGGATCCGTCAGGCGATCACCCGGGCGATGGCCGACCAGGCGCGCACCATCCGTATCCCGGTCCACATGGTTGAGGTCATCAACAAGTTGGCCCGTGTCCAGCGGCAGATGCTGCAGGACCTTGGCCGTGAGCCCACCCCGGAAGAACTCGCCGCCGAGTTGGACATGACGCCGGAGAAGGTCGTCGAGGTCCAGAAATACGGACGCGAGCCGATCTCACTGCACACCCCGTTGGGTGAAGACGGCGACTCGGAATTTGGCGATCTCATCGAAGACTCTGAGGCCGTGGTGCCCGCCGATGCGGTGAGCTTCACCCTCCTTCAGGAGCAACTGCACTCGGTGCTGGACACGCTGTCCGAGCGCGAGGCGGGCGTGGTGTCGATGCGCTTTGGATTGACCGACGGACAGCCGAAGACTTTAGACGAAATCGGCAAGGTCTACGGAGTCACTCGTGAGCGCATCCGCCAGATCGAGTCCAAGACGATGAGCAAGTTGCGCCACCCGTCGCGCTCCCAGGTTTTGCGCGACTACCTGGACTAA
- a CDS encoding universal stress protein translates to MTVLVGFVPTAEGRAALARATEEATRSGSRLLVLDSSNGGPELTGVLNEAEKSGLSVERRELEHTRDPAEDILAAAETDDVELIVIGLRRRTPVGKLILGSNAQRILLDAACPVLAVKAASAS, encoded by the coding sequence ATGACCGTGCTCGTGGGATTTGTCCCGACTGCTGAAGGTCGCGCTGCGCTGGCGCGCGCGACTGAGGAAGCCACCCGATCGGGGTCGCGGCTGCTCGTACTGGATTCCAGCAACGGCGGACCGGAACTGACGGGCGTGCTGAATGAGGCCGAAAAATCCGGACTGTCCGTCGAACGTCGCGAGCTTGAGCACACTCGCGACCCTGCGGAAGACATTTTGGCCGCAGCCGAGACCGATGACGTCGAACTGATCGTGATCGGCCTGCGTCGCCGTACGCCCGTCGGCAAGCTGATTTTGGGCTCCAACGCGCAGCGAATTCTGCTCGACGCGGCGTGCCCTGTCCTTGCGGTGAAGGCTGCTTCCGCGAGTTAA
- the metX gene encoding homoserine O-acetyltransferase MetX codes for MQDPLTTVAGVRCAVATVPLGPEANPHAFGLAIGDLPLEDGSVLPDVVVAVQIWGTLAPDRSNAILIEHALTGDAHVSGAAGPGQPTPGWWPGVVGPDAAIDTDRWCVVATNVLGGCRGTTGPSTIAPDGKPWGSRFPQVTIRDQVHAEARVADLLNIDAWALVVGGSMGGMRAAEWAATFPDRTRGAAVIASCATATADQIAWGRAQTLAIELDPDYLQGDYYATGRSPDGGLGLARRIAHTTYRCADELEERFGPGPQPGEDPLRRGRFAVEGYLDHHAGKLAARFDAGTYVVLTRAMATHDIGRGRGGIAAVLRRFPGELLIAGVDSDRLFPLSLSRTMATARDREPVAVISSPSGHDGFLIETDQVSELLAAQLARLEPRVGVRVG; via the coding sequence ATGCAAGACCCACTGACCACCGTCGCGGGTGTGCGCTGCGCGGTGGCCACTGTGCCCCTCGGTCCCGAAGCGAATCCGCACGCATTTGGCCTGGCCATCGGCGACCTGCCCCTCGAGGACGGCAGCGTGCTGCCCGATGTCGTCGTCGCTGTGCAGATTTGGGGCACGCTGGCGCCCGATCGCAGCAACGCCATCTTGATCGAGCACGCCTTGACCGGAGACGCCCACGTCTCGGGTGCGGCTGGCCCAGGGCAGCCGACGCCAGGATGGTGGCCGGGGGTCGTGGGGCCCGACGCGGCGATCGATACAGATCGCTGGTGTGTGGTTGCTACCAATGTTCTCGGCGGTTGTCGCGGCACCACCGGACCATCCACCATCGCTCCCGACGGCAAGCCCTGGGGATCACGATTTCCGCAGGTGACCATCCGCGATCAGGTTCACGCCGAGGCGCGGGTTGCTGACCTGCTCAACATCGACGCCTGGGCTCTCGTGGTCGGCGGATCCATGGGCGGTATGCGAGCCGCGGAGTGGGCTGCCACCTTTCCCGACCGGACGCGAGGCGCAGCCGTCATTGCCAGTTGCGCGACAGCCACCGCAGATCAGATTGCGTGGGGACGGGCGCAGACCTTGGCCATTGAACTGGACCCCGATTACCTCCAGGGCGACTACTACGCAACGGGCCGCAGCCCGGACGGTGGCCTTGGTCTGGCTCGGCGTATCGCGCACACCACATATCGCTGTGCCGACGAGCTCGAAGAGCGTTTTGGGCCGGGCCCACAGCCGGGGGAGGACCCACTTCGACGAGGAAGGTTCGCCGTTGAGGGCTACCTAGATCACCACGCAGGCAAGCTGGCCGCCCGATTTGATGCTGGCACCTATGTCGTGTTGACGAGGGCTATGGCGACGCACGACATCGGACGAGGGCGCGGTGGCATCGCCGCCGTACTACGCCGTTTTCCTGGCGAGTTGCTGATCGCCGGGGTTGATAGTGACCGACTGTTTCCGCTGAGCTTGTCCCGGACTATGGCCACGGCTCGAGACCGCGAGCCGGTAGCGGTCATTAGCTCACCAAGTGGGCATGACGGATTTCTCATTGAGACCGATCAAGTCTCGGAACTTCTCGCTGCCCAGCTTGCGCGACTGGAGCCCCGCGTCGGCGTACGCGTCGGGTAG
- a CDS encoding DUF4192 domain-containing protein, which produces MTSTPAQTRHHTLHGLGELVAITPDLLGFHPSDSLILVGCGPAGLFLSSYGDGGLDPGSWTDVSAMLAEQIGRADPDWCELIRFGTAGAGRSLAREVTARLREQGVPLRHLVLVSPDEGDSPARWSVASCRCGSTCPQGWSEVPDRTLIPALADRVFEGRAPARDREQLVASLRPRTDVVEAVGAAQHPPLNPDRYARALGHVLDLREDAAAVTDLPVWVLREMLEGIQDRQVRDHLLGWLVPDHLGDLGLCPELDAALREHGHQPGFAISDPGAVVDAQDRLRALVTCAPTELVAAPACVLAYWCWQHGGGALATIALERALDADPDYALARLLMQLIQHGIRPSDGTGHPVLTP; this is translated from the coding sequence ATGACTTCCACCCCCGCTCAGACGCGGCATCACACCTTGCACGGCCTCGGCGAGTTGGTCGCCATCACGCCGGATCTTCTGGGCTTTCACCCCAGCGACTCTCTGATCCTGGTGGGCTGTGGCCCCGCCGGGCTCTTCCTGTCCAGTTATGGCGATGGTGGTCTTGATCCGGGTTCGTGGACCGATGTGTCAGCCATGCTCGCTGAGCAGATCGGACGGGCGGACCCGGACTGGTGCGAACTGATCAGGTTCGGAACGGCCGGCGCCGGACGCTCTCTCGCCCGGGAGGTGACCGCGCGCCTGCGTGAGCAAGGCGTTCCCCTGCGCCATCTGGTCCTGGTCAGCCCCGACGAGGGGGATTCGCCAGCGCGTTGGAGTGTGGCCAGTTGCCGATGCGGCTCGACCTGCCCGCAGGGTTGGTCAGAGGTGCCGGACCGGACTCTGATCCCCGCCCTTGCCGACCGTGTCTTCGAAGGGCGCGCGCCAGCGCGTGACCGGGAGCAGCTCGTGGCGTCCCTACGACCGCGCACTGATGTCGTCGAAGCCGTAGGTGCCGCGCAGCACCCGCCGCTCAATCCCGACCGGTATGCGCGAGCGCTGGGTCATGTCCTGGACCTCCGGGAGGACGCCGCGGCCGTGACCGACCTTCCTGTCTGGGTGCTCCGCGAGATGCTGGAGGGCATCCAAGATCGCCAGGTCCGCGACCACCTTCTGGGGTGGTTGGTGCCAGATCACCTTGGCGATCTCGGCTTGTGTCCAGAGTTGGACGCAGCCTTGCGAGAGCATGGACATCAACCCGGGTTCGCCATCAGCGACCCGGGCGCGGTGGTCGACGCACAGGATCGTCTGCGGGCGTTGGTGACGTGCGCTCCCACTGAACTCGTGGCGGCGCCCGCGTGCGTTCTTGCCTATTGGTGCTGGCAGCACGGTGGGGGAGCGTTAGCGACGATTGCTCTCGAGCGTGCCCTCGACGCCGATCCGGACTATGCCTTGGCTCGGTTGCTGATGCAGCTCATCCAGCACGGAATCCGGCCAAGCGATGGGACTGGGCATCCCGTTCTCACACCGTGA
- a CDS encoding YkvA family protein, whose protein sequence is MAPRQMQWSAVRQLSEAVRRASQPGAPSLGMRMSAVPRMVKASVSGEYDGVSPLRVAALAAAAAYVVSPVDLLPEALLSVVGLVDDAVVLAWFASALVSDTDAFLEWERRGKGTIKGQRVR, encoded by the coding sequence ATGGCACCACGTCAGATGCAGTGGTCGGCTGTGCGGCAACTCTCCGAGGCCGTACGCCGCGCGAGCCAGCCTGGCGCGCCGAGCCTGGGAATGCGAATGTCGGCCGTCCCCCGCATGGTGAAGGCCTCCGTGTCCGGCGAGTACGACGGCGTCTCGCCGTTGCGCGTGGCCGCACTTGCCGCGGCGGCGGCTTACGTCGTGTCACCGGTGGACTTGCTGCCTGAGGCGTTGCTTTCCGTGGTGGGGCTCGTGGATGACGCCGTCGTGTTGGCCTGGTTCGCCTCAGCACTTGTCAGCGACACCGATGCGTTCCTGGAATGGGAGCGCCGCGGCAAGGGCACCATCAAGGGCCAACGGGTGCGCTGA
- a CDS encoding EcsC family protein, with translation MVITVRAGRMSSMFGIGAKRSSEKQPQPGDGGTMDTFANSLVERLLQTGFDGKSRFDSAHEIARSALQDNGGDPERAVDAVIATHRKLAASAGFVTGVGGLVTMPVAVPANVMGFYLLSTRMTAAIAAIRGYDIDQREVRSAVLLTLIGTDAGEVMKKAGLTATGGITGVATRKLPPAALMILNKAVGFRLASRLGGQVLARLGKSIPLAGGFIGAGVDLFLLNRIASNARDELTPRRSITS, from the coding sequence ATGGTGATTACGGTACGCGCTGGCAGAATGTCCAGCATGTTCGGTATCGGCGCGAAGCGCTCCTCGGAAAAGCAGCCCCAGCCTGGTGACGGGGGGACGATGGATACGTTCGCCAATTCGCTCGTCGAGCGCCTGCTCCAGACCGGCTTCGACGGCAAGTCTCGATTCGACTCGGCTCACGAGATTGCCCGCTCGGCACTGCAAGACAACGGTGGGGACCCGGAGCGGGCCGTGGACGCCGTCATCGCGACCCATCGCAAACTCGCGGCAAGTGCCGGGTTCGTCACCGGGGTAGGGGGACTGGTGACGATGCCGGTGGCGGTGCCCGCCAATGTCATGGGGTTCTACCTGCTGTCCACTCGCATGACCGCCGCGATCGCGGCGATCCGCGGCTACGACATCGACCAGCGTGAGGTGCGTTCCGCAGTTCTGCTGACGTTGATTGGCACCGACGCCGGGGAAGTCATGAAAAAGGCCGGGTTAACCGCGACCGGTGGTATCACCGGTGTCGCCACTCGAAAGCTGCCACCGGCAGCGCTCATGATTCTTAACAAGGCCGTGGGTTTCAGACTCGCCAGCCGTCTCGGCGGGCAGGTGCTGGCGCGCCTGGGCAAATCCATTCCCCTAGCGGGCGGATTCATCGGCGCCGGTGTGGACCTTTTCCTGCTCAACCGGATCGCCTCCAACGCCCGCGACGAGTTAACGCCCCGTCGCTCGATCACTTCCTAG
- a CDS encoding sulfurtransferase, translating to MPAPRDENAAFTAYAHPERLVSTSWLADQLAAGTPDLVVLESDEDVLLYDSGHIPGSFKLDWHTDLNDPVVRDYVSGERFAQVMAERGISRDTTVVIYGDKSNWWAAYALWVMSLFGHEDIRLLDGGRAAWVAEDRPLTRDKSAAKHADYPVIERDDSQIRAMRADVLNHLGGPLVDVRSPGEFSGQLLHMPDYPQEGSLRGGHIPGARSVPWARAAAEDGRFKPRDELAAIYLSEQGLDPTEPTVAYCRIGERSSHTWFVLTHLLGFDQVRNYDGSWTEWGNAVGLPVEQGAPGEPAR from the coding sequence ATGCCCGCACCTCGTGACGAGAACGCCGCCTTCACCGCCTATGCGCACCCTGAACGGCTTGTCAGCACCTCCTGGTTGGCCGACCAACTCGCGGCCGGAACACCCGACTTGGTGGTTCTGGAATCCGACGAAGACGTGCTGTTGTACGACAGTGGCCACATCCCCGGCTCCTTCAAACTGGACTGGCACACTGATCTGAACGATCCGGTCGTGCGCGATTACGTCAGTGGCGAGCGATTTGCCCAGGTCATGGCAGAGCGCGGTATCAGCCGCGACACCACGGTCGTGATCTACGGCGACAAGTCCAACTGGTGGGCCGCGTACGCCCTGTGGGTCATGTCGTTGTTCGGCCACGAGGACATCCGCTTGCTCGACGGCGGCCGCGCCGCCTGGGTCGCCGAGGACCGCCCACTCACCCGCGACAAGTCGGCGGCCAAGCATGCCGATTACCCCGTCATTGAGCGCGATGACTCGCAGATTCGGGCCATGCGTGCGGACGTCCTCAACCACCTTGGCGGGCCGTTGGTTGATGTGCGCTCGCCCGGTGAATTCAGTGGCCAGTTGCTGCATATGCCGGACTACCCCCAAGAAGGCTCTCTCCGCGGCGGTCACATTCCCGGTGCGCGCTCAGTGCCTTGGGCTCGCGCGGCCGCCGAGGACGGCCGATTCAAGCCTCGAGATGAACTCGCCGCGATCTATCTGTCCGAACAGGGCCTGGATCCCACCGAACCAACCGTCGCGTACTGCCGCATTGGCGAGCGCTCCTCGCACACCTGGTTTGTCCTGACCCACCTGCTCGGCTTCGACCAGGTGCGCAATTACGACGGGTCATGGACCGAGTGGGGCAATGCTGTCGGCCTTCCGGTTGAGCAAGGCGCGCCCGGCGAGCCCGCTCGATGA
- a CDS encoding SufE family protein — translation MSDLPAPLAEVIDDFQALSEPDRLQLLLEMSDELPDLPPRFDDVEMEQVHECQSPLFLAAELERDPSGDEVVRLFFKAPREAPTTRGFAGILHAGLDGQSATAVLAVPDDVPFRIGLSQAVSPLRMRGMVAMLARIKRQIRDMSPGSVNAPRPT, via the coding sequence ATGAGCGACCTCCCGGCGCCGCTCGCCGAAGTCATCGACGATTTTCAGGCGCTCTCTGAGCCAGACCGGCTGCAACTTCTGCTGGAGATGAGCGACGAGTTGCCGGACTTGCCGCCCCGTTTCGACGACGTCGAGATGGAACAGGTTCACGAATGCCAATCGCCGCTCTTCCTGGCCGCCGAGTTAGAGCGTGATCCTTCAGGGGATGAGGTCGTGCGCCTCTTCTTCAAGGCACCGCGCGAAGCCCCGACAACCCGCGGCTTCGCAGGCATTTTGCATGCCGGTCTCGACGGGCAGAGCGCGACCGCGGTGCTCGCCGTGCCGGACGATGTCCCCTTCCGGATCGGGCTCTCGCAGGCGGTCTCACCATTGCGGATGCGCGGCATGGTCGCCATGCTGGCTCGCATCAAACGTCAGATTCGCGACATGTCTCCCGGGAGCGTTAACGCGCCCCGCCCGACCTAG
- a CDS encoding DNA polymerase, giving the protein MRGSLLVAVVRVPGSPSLALYRDRGLVAEGRPEEIASTVAKLQDTSAIRVCWWNRSVATELVRAGLRISRCWDVQEAHRLLCGGWSAAPDEVWANAVALPMSERPAPLAGDLFDEPAQVGGPLVRPDGYLDPRVLGDERPSADDLAEWAELLFQVVARQAEQLQARSPTAVSTALSESGTSVLITELERDGVPIERARLTELITQAAGVPPESERHAAQLRADRDDVVRRLVPGRERTDLRNPAQVLELLHAVGVKVEDTRAWRLEAHRHTHPVVEALLGWRKAERIATTYGWGWLQAHVGPDDRLRGPWTTCDGGAGRMTAGAGLHSLPAPLRPGVAAPAGTVLVRADLGQVEPRVLAVVSRDEEFARATHEDDLYAVVAAQLGVERSIAKIAVLSAMYGQTTGPAAAALERMKRTYPTAMAYLDAAAAQGQRGEAVQTYGGRHIPVTQSATAEQARAVGRFTRNAVVQGAAAELFKAWALTVRHALWQQGDGTGRIVLMLHDELLIEVPQNQADDTVTLVHHTLTDAARRWSGGAPVRFVADVAIIHRWSEAKG; this is encoded by the coding sequence GTGCGGGGCTCGCTGCTCGTCGCCGTGGTCCGGGTTCCTGGCTCTCCCTCGCTTGCCCTCTATCGGGACCGCGGCCTGGTCGCCGAAGGCCGTCCCGAAGAGATCGCCTCCACCGTCGCGAAGCTCCAGGACACGAGCGCAATCCGGGTGTGCTGGTGGAATCGTTCGGTAGCGACCGAGCTGGTCCGTGCCGGGTTGCGCATCTCCCGATGCTGGGATGTTCAAGAAGCTCATCGGCTCCTGTGCGGGGGCTGGTCCGCGGCGCCTGATGAAGTGTGGGCGAACGCCGTGGCCCTGCCGATGAGCGAGCGTCCAGCGCCGCTGGCTGGTGACCTGTTCGACGAACCCGCGCAGGTCGGTGGCCCGCTCGTGCGGCCGGATGGCTACCTGGATCCACGCGTCCTCGGTGACGAACGACCAAGCGCGGATGACCTCGCCGAATGGGCAGAGCTGCTGTTTCAGGTGGTCGCCCGCCAGGCCGAACAACTTCAGGCGCGCTCCCCTACTGCCGTGAGCACGGCCCTGTCCGAGTCAGGCACCAGCGTCCTGATCACCGAGTTGGAACGCGACGGGGTACCCATCGAGCGCGCGCGGCTCACCGAGTTGATCACCCAGGCTGCAGGCGTACCACCCGAGTCGGAGCGGCATGCGGCCCAGCTGCGCGCCGACCGAGACGATGTCGTACGCCGACTAGTGCCCGGCCGCGAGCGCACCGACCTTCGCAACCCTGCCCAGGTTCTGGAGCTGCTGCACGCAGTCGGGGTCAAGGTCGAGGACACCCGTGCCTGGCGGTTGGAGGCACACCGGCACACTCATCCAGTCGTCGAAGCTCTACTGGGGTGGCGCAAGGCCGAGCGCATCGCCACGACCTACGGCTGGGGTTGGCTGCAAGCCCACGTGGGGCCAGACGACCGACTTCGGGGGCCGTGGACGACCTGCGACGGCGGTGCCGGACGCATGACCGCAGGGGCGGGCCTGCATAGCCTCCCTGCCCCACTTCGGCCGGGCGTCGCGGCACCTGCGGGCACTGTGTTGGTCCGGGCGGACCTGGGCCAGGTCGAGCCTCGTGTGCTCGCAGTCGTGTCCCGCGATGAGGAGTTCGCCCGCGCCACGCACGAGGACGACCTCTATGCGGTGGTGGCAGCGCAGCTCGGTGTCGAACGGTCCATCGCAAAAATCGCGGTCCTTTCAGCGATGTACGGCCAGACCACCGGGCCGGCTGCAGCCGCACTTGAGCGGATGAAGCGCACGTATCCCACGGCGATGGCGTACCTCGATGCAGCCGCGGCGCAGGGTCAGCGCGGCGAGGCGGTCCAGACCTATGGCGGACGGCACATTCCCGTGACCCAGTCGGCGACGGCCGAGCAGGCACGCGCGGTAGGACGATTCACCAGGAATGCTGTCGTTCAGGGTGCGGCTGCCGAGTTATTCAAGGCGTGGGCTCTGACCGTGCGGCATGCGCTGTGGCAGCAGGGCGACGGGACTGGTCGGATTGTGCTCATGCTGCACGACGAACTGCTGATCGAGGTGCCCCAGAATCAGGCGGACGACACCGTCACTCTGGTGCACCACACCTTGACCGACGCGGCACGACGCTGGTCAGGTGGAGCACCTGTCCGATTCGTCGCCGATGTCGCCATCATCCACCGCTGGTCAGAGGCCAAAGGCTGA
- a CDS encoding proteasome assembly chaperone family protein: MLDPAELYRLETDVSRPDLPASTLIVSLGGLLDAGFTQKLMTDHILETCESEIVASFDVDQVLDYRGRRPVMTFSSDHMSHYEDPSILLHRVVDDEGTGFFVLTGPEPDYQWERFVEAVRQLVRMLGVRLVVSAHGIPMAVPHTRPVGMTRYASDRTLIPENDPVFGEVQIPASLENLLHLRLAESGTDTVGFGLHVPHYLAQTEFGDAAVAGLEAVHGVTGLAIPIVELAAQAGLNRADIAKQIEDNPEATQVVSGLEEQYDRFVQGRDRKSLLAAEMAELPSADEIGAQLEEFLREEAPGDESPESDNRYDGPDFLR; encoded by the coding sequence GTGCTGGACCCCGCCGAGCTGTACCGGCTGGAGACCGATGTCTCCCGTCCCGACTTGCCCGCCTCGACCCTCATCGTGTCGCTGGGCGGACTGCTCGATGCCGGTTTCACCCAGAAGTTGATGACCGATCACATTCTGGAGACCTGCGAGTCGGAGATTGTGGCGTCCTTCGACGTTGACCAGGTGCTCGACTATCGCGGTCGACGCCCCGTGATGACGTTCAGTAGCGATCACATGTCGCACTACGAAGACCCCTCCATCCTGTTGCACCGAGTGGTCGATGATGAAGGCACGGGTTTCTTCGTGCTCACCGGTCCCGAGCCGGACTATCAGTGGGAGCGGTTCGTCGAAGCCGTGCGACAACTGGTCCGTATGCTCGGCGTGCGCCTGGTGGTCAGCGCTCACGGCATTCCGATGGCGGTTCCACATACTCGCCCAGTCGGAATGACTCGTTACGCGAGTGACCGCACCCTGATCCCCGAGAACGACCCGGTCTTCGGCGAGGTCCAGATTCCGGCGAGCCTGGAGAATCTTCTCCACCTGCGGCTGGCCGAATCCGGAACGGATACAGTCGGATTCGGACTGCACGTGCCCCACTACCTGGCGCAGACGGAGTTCGGCGACGCCGCGGTTGCCGGTTTGGAAGCCGTCCACGGAGTGACCGGCCTCGCGATTCCGATTGTGGAACTAGCAGCGCAGGCGGGCCTCAACCGCGCGGACATTGCTAAGCAGATCGAGGACAACCCGGAGGCGACTCAGGTGGTCTCGGGGCTGGAAGAGCAATACGACAGATTCGTTCAGGGCCGCGACCGTAAGAGCCTGCTCGCGGCGGAAATGGCCGAGTTGCCAAGTGCCGACGAAATCGGTGCACAGCTCGAGGAGTTTCTGCGTGAAGAGGCTCCCGGCGATGAAAGCCCGGAGAGCGACAACCGATACGACGGGCCTGATTTCCTGCGCTAA
- a CDS encoding HIT family protein: MATLFTKIIEGEIPGHFVWQDDRCVAFLVIDPITDGHTIVVPRQEVDQWLDADPDLLHHLTSVAQHIGLAQRAAFEAPRVSLLTAGFEVPHLHLHVFPITGEADISFAQATRGQDQTLLAEQADRLRCALRDLGHGEAVPAS; the protein is encoded by the coding sequence ATGGCGACTCTTTTTACCAAGATCATCGAGGGCGAGATCCCCGGCCATTTCGTCTGGCAGGACGATCGATGCGTGGCCTTCCTGGTGATCGACCCGATCACTGATGGCCACACCATCGTGGTGCCGCGGCAGGAGGTCGACCAGTGGCTGGATGCCGATCCCGACCTCTTGCACCACCTGACCAGCGTCGCTCAGCACATCGGGTTAGCGCAGCGCGCTGCCTTCGAGGCGCCGCGAGTCTCCCTGCTTACCGCGGGTTTTGAGGTTCCGCACCTGCACCTGCACGTGTTCCCCATTACGGGGGAGGCCGACATTTCCTTCGCGCAAGCGACCCGTGGACAGGACCAAACCCTCCTTGCCGAGCAGGCGGATCGGCTCCGCTGCGCGCTGCGTGACCTCGGTCACGGCGAGGCCGTTCCCGCCTCGTAG